GTCGGAAGGCGGGATGAACACCCCCCCGATAGAATCTGCCTTAGCCACCCTGAGCCTGCACACGATGTCGATCCGAATCCTCCTAGCCGACGACCACGAGGTCGTCCGCAGCGGCCTGCACCACCTTTTCGAAACGACGGAAATCAGCGTCTGCGGCGAAACGGACTCGATCGACAAAGTTCTCGCCCTGGCCGAAACCACGAACCCGGACCTGGTTTTACTCGACGTCCGGCTGGGCGAAGGGGATGGCCTTACGATCGTGCGTGCTCTGCGAAACCGCCGCCCGCCGGTCAATGTGCTTCTTTTCTCCGCCCACGACAACCCGACGCATGAAGCTCGGGCCTACGCCGACGGAGCCAACGGCTACATCTATAAGTCGGCCGATCGCGATCAGCTTCTAGCGGCCGTCCGCAAGGCAGGGACAGGCGAAATGCTCTGGGACCGAACCGACCAGCGCCGGCTCACCAACTTCGTAAAAACGACCCGACCTTCGATCGGCGAACACGCTCCGCTTACCGCCCGCGAGCAAGAGATTCTCGCGATCCTCTCGACCGGCGCGACCAACAAGCAGATCTCCGAGCAATTGAGCATCAGCGCGGAAACAGTCAAGGAACACGTGCAGCACTTGTTGCGGAAGATCGGCGTGAACGATCGGACCCAAGCAGCCGTCTGGGCAGCCCGCAACGGCCTGATCTAGCTCAAGCCGGCCCGCGGGAAGGCTTCCCCCTAGCGAGTCTTAATCGGTCGGGAAGCGTTCAAGACCGTCCATTGAGCTTCGACCTTCTTCAAGTTGCCGAGAAATTGCGGAGCCGGAATGAACCCGGCCATCCGCGCCACCTCGACCTTGTCGCTTCGCAGAACCACGGTCGTCGGGTACGACTTCACTCCAAGTTGTCGCTCCAGTGCCGGGCTCGAGCCCCGTTCGACACGCAGCGGAACGAACTTCGCCCCCAGCTCTTGAACGACGGTCGCCGTGCGGAAGGTTTGATCTTTCATCTTCACGCAGTAAGGGCACTGCGCCGAGGTAACGAACACGAGTACCGGCAAGTTATTCTGCCGTGCCAAGCGGCAGGCCTCTTCGACATTGGTTTGCCAAGCAACAGGTGCAGCAACAGCAGCCGCAGCGGTCTTCGCTTCCGGTGCGGAAGTCGCCGCTACCTGGACTACCGTTTTCTGATTGCGGCGCGAGCTCTCCCCTTCGGGAATGCCGCGCGAGGCCGAACCGACCGGTTCGATAGCGCTCGTCGCCGAGCATAGCCCGAGCAACATGATCGACGCAGCATGAAATCGAAGCGAAGCGCGCATCGTAGGCCTCCTTGCCGATGGCGAGCCGATCCTTGGCTCGCAACTTGGTTCCGCAAATCTGTTATCGTCGTGCGACAGACCGGACAAGCGCAAGAACACCCACCGCGAAAACAATCGCTTCGTTCGGAATAGATTAACGTCCGTGCGGCACGCTACCGTACGAAATCCGCAGCTAGCGTCGCATCAGCGGTGCGGAAACGTAGCACAGCAACGTCTTCGACGGCACGATCAGCTTCGCGCTATCGGGGGGAGCAGGGCCGTCGAGCGCCGGGTAGATGTCGTGCGGGCTCTCGGCCGCCGTGTTGACGAACAATCGCCACTTCGTTTGGCTCGCCAACGCCGGAAGCTTGAACTCGCGCGGCATCGTGCCCGAGTGGATCAAGATCATGATGTGCCGCGGCGCGAATTGCGGATTGCCGGTCGCCGCCGAAGCTCCCCAGATGCTGGCGAGGCTATGATCGAAGCCGTTCCAATCGTGCGGCAAGCCGTCGGCGTTGAACCAGCTGACATCGGGCAACGGATGATTTTCGTTCGGTTCGCCGGAGACGAAGCTCGCGCGGCGCACCGTCGGCTGCTGCTTGCGAAACTCGATCAGGCCTTGCGCGAAGCGAACCAGGTCGGCGTTCTTGGAAACGAGATTCCAATCGAACCACGAGATCGGGCCGTCTTGGCAATAGGCGTTGTTGTTTCCTTTTTGCGTCCGGCGACATTCATCGCCCGACACGATCATCGGCACCCCTTGGCTGAGCAGCAACGTCGCGAGCATGTTGCGCACCTGTCGGGCACGCATCGTGTTGATCTCTTTGCGACGCGTCGGCCCTTCGACGCCGAAGTTTTCGCTGTAGTTCTGGTTGTCGCCGTCGCGATTCTCTTCGCCGTTTTCTTCGTTGTGCTTATACGAATAGCTCACCATATCGCTCACGGTAAAGCCGTCGTGCGAAGTGATGAAGTTGATGCTGTGGTACGGGCGGCGACCGCTCGAAGCATAGAGATCGCTCGAACCGGCTAAGCGGGTTGCGAGCGAGCCGATCGTGCCGGGATCGCCGCGCCAGAAGCGACGGGCATCGTCGCGGTAGCGGCCGTTCCACTCGGCCCAACGGCGATTGGCGAACGAGCCGACTTGATACGCTCCGGCGGCGTCCCACGCTTCGGCGATGATCTTCGTATCGGCCAAGAGCGGATCTTCGGCGATCTGTTCGACCAAAGGGGGATTAGGGACTAAGTCGCCGTTGCGATTGCGGCTGAGAATCGAGGCGAGGTCGAAGCGGAAGCCGTCGACATGGTAGTTGTGAACCCAATGACGCAGGCAATGAAAGATCATCTCGCGGACGATCGGATGATTGCCGTTCACGGTGTTGCCGCAACCGGAGTAGTTCTTATAGTGCTCGCCGTTGCCGGCCAGCATGTAGTAGACGCTGTTCTCCAAGCCCTTGAAGCTCAACGTCGGGCCGTGTTCGTTGCCTTCGCACGTGTGGTTGAAGACGACGTCGAGAATGATTTCGATGCCGTTGCGATGCAGCTCGCGCACCATTTCCTTAAACTCGCGGCACTGACCGCCGGGCTCTTTCGAGGCGGCGTAGCCCCGATGCGGCGCGAAGAAGGCCATCGGGTCGTAGCCCCAATAGTTCACGCGCTTCAGCGTTTCGCCCATCCAGCCTTCGGTGGGAAAATCGTGAACCGGCATCAGCTCGACGGCCGTAACGCCGAGCGACTTCAAGTACGGAATCTTTTCGACGATGCCGCGATAGGTGCCGGGGAATTTCACGCCGCTCGACTTCGACGCCGTGAAGCCCTTCACGTGCATTTCATAGATCACGCTCTCGGAAAGGTTCCGCTTCACATGGCGGTCTCCTTGCCAGTCGAACGTATCATCGACGACGACGCATTTCGGCGGACGAATAATGCCGTCGGTCGAGAGCAGAAATTTGCCGGCGAGCGCTTTGGCCCACGGATCGATCAAGCGCGCCTTGCCGTTGAAGCGATGCCCTTGCTGCGGCGCAAACGGACCATCGGCTTGGAAGTGATAGAGCTGCCCGGCACCGATTCCCGGCACGTAGACGCTCCACACATCGCCCCACCGGTCGAGCTCCGGATTCAGATGGATGATGTCCGTCGGCTCGCGGTCTTCGACCCGATCGTAGAGCAGCACGCGCATCGCGGTCGCCGCCTTGCTGACGACGACGAACTGAATTCCGTCCTCTTTAAGAATGGCACCGTAAGGTAAGCCAAGCGAGAACTGCAGCGGAGGATGGGCATGCGTCATGGGACGCGTTTCTGCAAAGCTAACGAGGGAACTAGAGCTCAATAACATACCATCAGTCCGGGGCTTCGTCGGGGGGCCATGCATGTCCGACATCGGCTGCGGCGAATCGTCGGAACGTAGCGATGGGGCGGAATCTGCCGATCGCCCCGACTCCGCATCCGATTTCAGCCGCAGCCGGCGACGAAAATACCCGGCCATTGGATCGTCCTTTCCGTGAACAAAGTTTGAGCCCATCCCCCGAGCCCGTCGCATCCGCGAAGTTATCCCTAATCGGAACCGGCAAGGGAAAACTATTTGGAAAGCACCGGCCGGCGACTCACGGCTCTTTCTCCGCACACAGCGAAGGAAGTTCGACGAACGCTTCAACATACGGATGGTCAGGCCTAATAACCATTACAACCGTCGTGCGGAGCGGTGCAATTTTCGGAGCAACACTTGAATTCCGATCGGACGCAAGTAGCGTGAAATAGACACGCCGACGGTTCGACTCTTAGCCCTCTGAATCAATACCCGAATGGCCTCGTCTATGGAGTCGAATTGCCCGACACTCAATGGGCCGACGATTGACGGCCCCGCGATCGAACGGGCGTCGGTCGCCCGCGCATCGCTCGAGGCCGCCGCGAGCGATTGGCCGACGACGCGCCGCTTCGTCTGGGCCTGCCTGCTCGTATTGTCGTGCTTCGCCTATGGTCCAGGCTTTTATCGCGGCTTGGTCGAGCCGGGCAAAAACTTCGCCGACTTCTTCCAAGAATGGGCCTCGGCCCGCAACTACTTCACCGGCCGACCGATCTACACTCCGCAGCGCGAGGCGGCTCAACTTTATTTGAAGGTCACTCCGAGTCGCGAGGAGTTCTTCGTCGAGATCAACGGCCATCCTCCCTCGGCGGTTCTGCTCGCTCTGCCGTTCGGAGTCTTGACCTACGGCTTCGGATTTCTGCTGTGGAATTGGCTGTCGGTCGCGGCGTTGGGCACCAGCGCTTGGCTGATCCTGAGAGAAACCGGAATCCGCTTCAGCCGTTGGGCTTGGCTGCCCGCGCTCACGCTGGCGACCGGCAACCCGGTGTTGCAGCATTTAGGATGCGGTCAGCTGGGCGCTTTTCTGTTGCTACTGATCACGGCGACTTGGATCGCCGATCGACGCGGATACGTTGCCTTGGCCGGCGCGATACTTGCCGTCGCGACCGCCGTGAAGCTTTTTCCCGGCTTTCTGTTTCTCTACTTCGTGCTCAAGGGGAAGTGGCGCGCGGTGTTCGTCGGCGCCTTCGTCTTCGTCCTGACGATCGCACTCACGGCAGTCGTGCTCGGGCCTCAGGCGTTCGAGAGCTACATCACGAAATCGCTCCCCGAAGTGAGTACTTATCGGGCCAGTTGGGCCAACACCTCGCTCGACGGCTTCTGCCTCCGGCTCTTTAGTGCCGACTCGAAATACGCGGTCCCTCTCGTCCGTAGCGTGTGGTTGCCGCGCGTCGCTTACTTGCTCGCCGTCGCGATCTTGATCGGAGTCGTGGCGTTCGTCACGCGTCGAAGTCGCACGCGCGAGACCGAAGACATGGCCTTCGGT
The DNA window shown above is from Planctomycetia bacterium and carries:
- a CDS encoding response regulator transcription factor, coding for MSIRILLADDHEVVRSGLHHLFETTEISVCGETDSIDKVLALAETTNPDLVLLDVRLGEGDGLTIVRALRNRRPPVNVLLFSAHDNPTHEARAYADGANGYIYKSADRDQLLAAVRKAGTGEMLWDRTDQRRLTNFVKTTRPSIGEHAPLTAREQEILAILSTGATNKQISEQLSISAETVKEHVQHLLRKIGVNDRTQAAVWAARNGLI
- a CDS encoding DUF255 domain-containing protein; protein product: MRASLRFHAASIMLLGLCSATSAIEPVGSASRGIPEGESSRRNQKTVVQVAATSAPEAKTAAAAVAAPVAWQTNVEEACRLARQNNLPVLVFVTSAQCPYCVKMKDQTFRTATVVQELGAKFVPLRVERGSSPALERQLGVKSYPTTVVLRSDKVEVARMAGFIPAPQFLGNLKKVEAQWTVLNASRPIKTR
- the glgX gene encoding glycogen debranching protein GlgX, whose translation is MSDMHGPPTKPRTDGMLLSSSSLVSFAETRPMTHAHPPLQFSLGLPYGAILKEDGIQFVVVSKAATAMRVLLYDRVEDREPTDIIHLNPELDRWGDVWSVYVPGIGAGQLYHFQADGPFAPQQGHRFNGKARLIDPWAKALAGKFLLSTDGIIRPPKCVVVDDTFDWQGDRHVKRNLSESVIYEMHVKGFTASKSSGVKFPGTYRGIVEKIPYLKSLGVTAVELMPVHDFPTEGWMGETLKRVNYWGYDPMAFFAPHRGYAASKEPGGQCREFKEMVRELHRNGIEIILDVVFNHTCEGNEHGPTLSFKGLENSVYYMLAGNGEHYKNYSGCGNTVNGNHPIVREMIFHCLRHWVHNYHVDGFRFDLASILSRNRNGDLVPNPPLVEQIAEDPLLADTKIIAEAWDAAGAYQVGSFANRRWAEWNGRYRDDARRFWRGDPGTIGSLATRLAGSSDLYASSGRRPYHSINFITSHDGFTVSDMVSYSYKHNEENGEENRDGDNQNYSENFGVEGPTRRKEINTMRARQVRNMLATLLLSQGVPMIVSGDECRRTQKGNNNAYCQDGPISWFDWNLVSKNADLVRFAQGLIEFRKQQPTVRRASFVSGEPNENHPLPDVSWFNADGLPHDWNGFDHSLASIWGASAATGNPQFAPRHIMILIHSGTMPREFKLPALASQTKWRLFVNTAAESPHDIYPALDGPAPPDSAKLIVPSKTLLCYVSAPLMRR
- a CDS encoding DUF2029 domain-containing protein translates to MASSMESNCPTLNGPTIDGPAIERASVARASLEAAASDWPTTRRFVWACLLVLSCFAYGPGFYRGLVEPGKNFADFFQEWASARNYFTGRPIYTPQREAAQLYLKVTPSREEFFVEINGHPPSAVLLALPFGVLTYGFGFLLWNWLSVAALGTSAWLILRETGIRFSRWAWLPALTLATGNPVLQHLGCGQLGAFLLLLITATWIADRRGYVALAGAILAVATAVKLFPGFLFLYFVLKGKWRAVFVGAFVFVLTIALTAVVLGPQAFESYITKSLPEVSTYRASWANTSLDGFCLRLFSADSKYAVPLVRSVWLPRVAYLLAVAILIGVVAFVTRRSRTRETEDMAFGLHLIALVLVSPICWDHYFVLLMQPILLIAYRLGRPSPLRGMFRLSLAVLWLNPLFLWTIVMGANSRNIFNLTASLGQNITIVSLPVYAACALFLVAAVVTETASDEPEYATAPIAA